A genomic region of Psychrobacter sp. M13 contains the following coding sequences:
- a CDS encoding DUF4105 domain-containing protein, with protein sequence MSLSSSLKSWLSKRTANKQALNRPPSIEPTKHKPLSWWRLLIRLLILITLILSAIWLLLAIWYQFGALSAITWLAAVIVVGLLAALITSRYLPKLTDKLAYKLMNKPALTTHNRRRYSRVLLAGYTSVWLLGLGWFFSIEAKQERNWQPDVSEVVSYTRDANNPNLITFTNVRNFDWHAPRGDGEITSDARWETRTVDMSKLSGVDIFNSYWMGPLIAHTLVSFRFEDDRPLAFSFEIRKEDDETFSALAGFFRRFELSLIASEERDIIYTRTNARGEQVYLFPVSHLQQSEVQSLFESYLIAVDGLKAQPSWYNTFTSNCTNIIFYMARIVSGERLPWDYRIWVSGWLPNYLYDIGMLDADISSNDAGTDANSEQNDNQESTEPWSMEQWYERAHINPKVRGFDNSANLDVSNNSAEFSRQIRQGIPIPPLADTQVEAEDKALAQAKMTVE encoded by the coding sequence ATGTCGCTCAGCTCCTCTCTTAAATCATGGTTATCAAAGCGTACTGCAAACAAACAGGCTCTAAACCGACCACCAAGCATTGAGCCTACTAAGCATAAGCCGCTTAGCTGGTGGCGATTACTCATACGTTTGCTTATTTTGATTACCTTGATACTCTCGGCAATCTGGCTGTTGCTGGCTATTTGGTATCAGTTTGGCGCTCTATCAGCCATCACTTGGCTGGCAGCAGTCATAGTAGTAGGTTTATTAGCGGCATTAATTACTTCGCGCTATCTACCAAAGCTAACTGATAAGCTAGCTTATAAGCTGATGAATAAACCCGCGCTTACTACCCACAATCGACGCCGATACTCAAGGGTCTTACTGGCAGGCTATACCAGCGTTTGGCTGCTCGGTCTTGGCTGGTTTTTCTCTATTGAAGCCAAACAGGAGCGCAACTGGCAGCCTGATGTCAGTGAAGTAGTCAGCTATACTCGCGACGCTAATAATCCTAACTTGATAACCTTTACTAACGTGCGTAACTTCGACTGGCATGCGCCGCGCGGTGATGGCGAGATTACCTCCGATGCGCGCTGGGAGACTCGTACGGTCGATATGTCCAAGCTGTCAGGCGTCGATATATTTAATTCGTATTGGATGGGGCCATTGATTGCGCACACCTTAGTTAGTTTTCGCTTTGAAGATGATCGGCCGCTCGCTTTCTCCTTTGAGATTCGCAAAGAGGACGATGAGACATTTTCGGCATTAGCTGGGTTTTTTCGCCGCTTTGAGCTGAGCCTGATTGCTAGCGAGGAGCGTGATATTATTTATACTCGTACTAATGCGCGCGGCGAGCAAGTGTATCTATTCCCTGTTAGTCACTTGCAGCAAAGCGAGGTTCAGTCGCTATTTGAGTCTTATCTTATCGCGGTCGATGGCTTAAAGGCACAGCCGTCTTGGTATAATACTTTTACCAGTAACTGTACTAATATTATTTTTTATATGGCGCGGATCGTCAGCGGTGAGCGCCTGCCTTGGGATTATCGTATTTGGGTGTCGGGCTGGCTGCCCAATTATCTGTACGATATCGGCATGCTAGATGCTGATATTAGTTCTAATGATGCTGGCACTGACGCTAATTCTGAGCAAAATGATAACCAAGAAAGCACTGAGCCGTGGTCGATGGAGCAATGGTATGAGCGTGCGCATATCAATCCAAAAGTGCGCGGCTTTGATAATAGCGCTAATTTAGACGTCAGTAATAACAGCGCTGAGTTTTCTAGGCAGATTCGCCAAGGTATTCCAATTCCGCCACTGGCTGATACGCAAGTTGAAGCTGAGGATAAGGCTCTTGCGCAGGCTAAGATGACTGTTGAATAG
- the mutY gene encoding A/G-specific adenine glycosylase yields MTKTKPSEKYKSSEESFAHSTQSLNTFAPRLLAWFATNGRHDLPWQQHQTDMPNPYIVWLSEVMLQQTQVTTVLPYFARFMTSFPTVQDLAAAEWDVIAEHWAGMGYYARARNLHKGAKQLVEIIDDTGDFPQTLEGWEAISGVGPSTAGAIVAMGLHGYGVICDGNVKRVLTRWAAIDGDIMKSATTKELWALAIRLTPVEHSGLFAQAMMDMGATLCVRRNPNCAACPLQADCLAHAQGREMDYPVKAKKQPKPSKFSNALMIQNSNGEVLWLQRPDNGIWGGLWSLPLAFIKKIEGAVKTANTVAEDKPSKVASNVKAYEQVYETEFTTAEQIIDEWLAKNELVTKSVTHDLFADAPAPIKHSLTHFHWYLTPQQLTLNDHQAQEITKILQAAEINVNWLNASEAQETLGLPRAMVKIIEG; encoded by the coding sequence ATGACCAAAACAAAACCTAGCGAAAAATACAAATCTTCAGAAGAGAGCTTTGCTCATTCTACCCAATCTCTCAATACCTTTGCCCCACGCCTACTAGCATGGTTCGCCACCAACGGTCGCCATGATCTGCCTTGGCAACAGCACCAAACCGACATGCCTAATCCTTATATTGTTTGGCTATCAGAAGTCATGCTCCAGCAAACCCAAGTCACCACCGTACTGCCCTACTTTGCTCGTTTTATGACCTCATTTCCGACCGTACAGGATTTAGCAGCGGCAGAGTGGGATGTGATCGCCGAGCATTGGGCAGGCATGGGCTATTATGCGCGAGCGCGTAATTTGCATAAAGGCGCAAAGCAACTCGTTGAGATTATTGATGACACTGGTGACTTTCCGCAGACATTAGAAGGTTGGGAGGCAATATCAGGGGTTGGGCCTTCGACCGCTGGCGCGATTGTAGCGATGGGGTTACATGGTTACGGCGTCATCTGTGATGGTAATGTCAAGCGAGTGCTGACACGCTGGGCGGCTATCGATGGCGATATTATGAAGTCGGCGACCACCAAAGAATTATGGGCACTAGCTATACGTTTAACGCCTGTTGAGCATTCTGGATTATTTGCACAAGCCATGATGGATATGGGCGCAACCTTATGTGTGCGTCGTAATCCAAACTGCGCGGCCTGTCCATTACAAGCGGATTGTCTAGCTCATGCGCAAGGTCGCGAGATGGATTATCCTGTCAAAGCAAAAAAACAACCCAAGCCTAGCAAGTTTAGTAATGCTTTAATGATTCAAAACAGCAATGGTGAGGTATTATGGCTACAGCGTCCTGATAACGGTATTTGGGGTGGGTTATGGAGCTTACCATTAGCGTTTATAAAAAAGATTGAAGGTGCTGTCAAGACGGCTAATACAGTTGCCGAAGATAAGCCGTCAAAAGTGGCGAGCAATGTTAAAGCGTATGAGCAAGTTTATGAGACAGAATTTACTACCGCTGAGCAAATTATTGATGAATGGTTAGCGAAGAATGAGCTGGTCACAAAGTCAGTGACTCATGATTTATTTGCCGATGCCCCTGCACCTATTAAGCATTCGCTAACCCATTTTCATTGGTACTTAACCCCGCAGCAATTAACCCTGAATGATCATCAGGCTCAAGAAATAACTAAGATATTACAAGCCGCTGAGATCAATGTGAATTGGTTAAATGCTAGTGAAGCTCAAGAGACTTTAGGATTGCCACGGGCTATGGTGAAGATTATCGAGGGCTAA
- a CDS encoding LysE family translocator, which yields MSDLNFWLLFLTAAFALNIAPGPDLLYILTKTIRHGKKVGLASAIGVCTGALFHVFIASIGLSAILVSSALAFSIVKYAGAAYLLYLAYESFKSSGFELNNDKLSLNQSKETAFKAFKQGVYIDILNPKVAIFFMAFLPQFIREGAGSPSFQLFYLGLMVITVAIIVEFAYVFAADKISSKVRSSKKISLWLNRAVGTIFASLGIKLAATSN from the coding sequence ATGTCTGATTTAAATTTTTGGTTATTGTTTCTAACCGCTGCCTTCGCATTAAACATTGCTCCAGGACCAGATCTTTTATATATCCTGACTAAAACTATTAGACATGGCAAAAAAGTGGGACTAGCCTCAGCAATCGGGGTATGTACAGGGGCATTATTTCATGTATTTATTGCTTCTATTGGTCTATCAGCTATCTTAGTTTCCTCAGCATTAGCTTTTAGTATCGTAAAATATGCTGGTGCAGCTTACCTTTTATATCTTGCTTATGAATCTTTTAAGTCATCAGGTTTTGAGCTAAATAATGATAAGTTGAGTCTTAACCAGAGCAAAGAGACTGCATTCAAAGCTTTTAAACAGGGAGTATATATCGATATCTTGAACCCTAAAGTAGCAATATTCTTTATGGCATTTTTACCCCAGTTTATTCGTGAAGGTGCAGGCTCACCGTCATTTCAGCTTTTTTACTTAGGATTGATGGTTATTACTGTTGCCATTATTGTAGAGTTTGCCTACGTGTTTGCAGCAGATAAAATATCTTCTAAAGTTCGAAGTAGTAAAAAGATTAGTCTTTGGTTGAATAGAGCTGTAGGAACAATATTTGCTAGTTTAGGAATAAAGTTAGCTGCTACATCTAATTAG
- a CDS encoding DUF2339 domain-containing protein — translation MDWFSIIILLIIASVFYKKLNAQLKQLRGDITKLQIELQQHKDNAKALKSPDSIANHTTPLTSSSTAAPQPILPPPLPTRISADEQTNPVLSEHFVDNTTDIKTSLADQKPVPSQLASATPIMEPDEHSLPIVTSLFNSLKNWFLGGNLVVRVGVLVLLIGVVLLLRLVSDYVEISIESKLIAIGVTGLALAGLGLKLAIKRFAYGITLQGAGLAIAYLTTFFAYDVYEVLASVPSFIALGLISALTIGLAIRQNAFPLALLALGGGFFAPLLTATDTGSLTALFSYYLLLNVAVAIIAHYRTWKVLNILGVAVTFGLAYYFGGFASVSSEIDAQRWSLVLLVAMHLALYLFIAIRYTQQIIIYNVNYEAANSITAATAFNTNSKPVHSHSNNLYLYPIDVGLLFSVPVLAFGLFAALLHDIEHALTMTSAILGIIYLGLGWSLIRRSQRYALITEGMLALGFGFLALVIPLAFDAEWIAVGWSIQGVALVWFGRRSLRAWLVIFGLLLQIASVGLLFLYAFFGDATTLAMSLSAIASLSVVFILRASNSPNVLFNANSQADANILHTTNTIDNNNLDDINSEVTKYASALGISPQAARQWLMSINRQTTAFNVVWRSPAFISFLTAIAIVWSLYVLINDFNKWFEHWQLATTTLIALATLLSLSIYWLINRYRTWAEVRYFSHALLSLFYLALVLQLPQKFEFDHQWSAINWAVFTVLLLGWLIIAQLWLKTWYSKLVINKDADASTIADVDNVSNETNTKNSAAYQYAGWLATGILLLAAAVYYSWSDADGVVTVAIISLCLIVLMQFAERHLAGMLPWFDWHKALAGCSALFVPLLLIWVVITNWYHDGIVWDLPYIPVLNLYDIAVLLAMAYGLKVYALSQNNSALQSTAHAHQHKTIFKNLLLRVIGIIGFWVLSSMLIRTLHAFNGTPLWNDGAWSDDKVQTSLTILWTLTALVATFMSSRNGKRFWWFMGIGLLGVVVLKLVLVDLSQTGAILRVISFLVAGSLILLIGYLAPLPPEHEKESEIMDDIEQQNK, via the coding sequence ATGGATTGGTTTTCGATTATTATTTTGCTGATCATCGCTAGTGTCTTTTATAAAAAGCTAAATGCACAGCTTAAGCAACTACGCGGTGATATAACGAAGCTACAAATTGAGCTGCAACAGCACAAAGATAATGCTAAAGCTTTAAAGTCCCCAGATTCCATTGCTAATCATACCACCCCATTGACCTCATCCAGCACAGCAGCGCCACAACCAATATTACCACCGCCACTGCCGACTAGGATTAGTGCTGACGAGCAGACCAACCCTGTGCTAAGTGAGCACTTCGTAGATAATACTACTGATATAAAAACATCACTCGCTGATCAAAAGCCAGTACCAAGTCAACTAGCCTCTGCTACGCCAATCATGGAGCCAGATGAGCACTCGCTCCCTATCGTCACCTCCCTATTTAACTCGCTGAAAAACTGGTTCTTAGGGGGTAACTTAGTCGTGCGTGTTGGCGTTTTAGTATTACTTATCGGTGTGGTTTTATTGCTACGCTTAGTCAGCGATTATGTCGAGATTTCTATAGAGTCCAAACTTATCGCTATCGGTGTCACAGGATTAGCGCTGGCAGGTTTGGGTCTGAAATTAGCGATCAAGCGCTTTGCCTACGGTATCACTTTGCAAGGAGCAGGCTTGGCCATCGCTTACCTGACGACCTTTTTTGCTTACGATGTCTATGAGGTACTTGCCAGCGTACCTAGCTTTATTGCTTTAGGGCTGATATCGGCGCTCACTATCGGCTTAGCCATCCGTCAAAACGCTTTTCCTTTAGCGCTGTTAGCCTTGGGCGGTGGTTTTTTTGCGCCTCTATTGACGGCAACTGATACAGGTAGCTTGACGGCATTATTTAGCTATTATCTGCTGTTAAACGTCGCCGTCGCCATCATCGCTCATTACCGTACTTGGAAAGTGTTGAATATCTTGGGCGTTGCCGTGACTTTTGGTCTGGCTTATTACTTCGGTGGTTTTGCCAGTGTAAGTAGCGAGATTGATGCGCAGCGTTGGTCACTGGTGCTATTGGTTGCAATGCATCTGGCACTCTATCTATTTATAGCGATACGCTATACTCAGCAGATTATTATCTATAACGTTAATTATGAAGCCGCTAATTCTATAACGGCTGCAACTGCCTTCAACACCAATTCAAAACCTGTGCATAGCCATAGCAATAACCTCTATCTCTACCCAATAGATGTAGGATTGTTGTTTTCAGTACCCGTATTAGCCTTTGGACTATTTGCTGCTCTATTGCACGATATTGAGCATGCGCTAACCATGACTAGTGCCATTCTAGGGATTATTTATTTGGGCTTGGGCTGGTCGCTCATTCGTCGCAGTCAGCGCTATGCGCTCATTACTGAGGGAATGCTGGCGTTAGGGTTTGGCTTTTTGGCCTTAGTTATACCCTTAGCTTTTGATGCTGAGTGGATTGCAGTTGGCTGGTCGATTCAGGGCGTAGCGCTGGTTTGGTTTGGACGGCGCTCGCTGCGCGCGTGGCTCGTGATCTTTGGTCTATTATTACAGATAGCCAGTGTCGGATTGTTATTCTTATACGCCTTTTTTGGCGATGCGACCACTTTAGCTATGTCACTCTCCGCTATCGCCAGCCTTAGTGTGGTGTTTATTTTGCGAGCCAGCAATTCGCCTAATGTCTTGTTCAATGCCAACTCGCAAGCAGATGCCAATATTCTTCATACCACCAATACTATTGATAATAATAATCTAGATGACATCAATAGTGAGGTAACCAAATACGCAAGTGCTCTAGGTATCAGCCCTCAAGCCGCTCGGCAGTGGCTTATGAGTATCAACCGTCAAACCACTGCCTTCAATGTGGTATGGCGCAGTCCTGCCTTTATAAGCTTTTTAACTGCTATAGCTATCGTTTGGTCACTTTACGTTTTAATCAACGACTTTAACAAGTGGTTTGAGCATTGGCAATTAGCAACAACGACTTTAATAGCACTAGCGACTTTGCTTAGTTTGAGTATTTATTGGCTAATCAATCGTTATCGCACTTGGGCGGAGGTTCGCTATTTTAGCCACGCCTTACTGAGCTTATTTTATCTAGCGCTGGTACTGCAATTACCGCAAAAGTTCGAGTTTGACCATCAATGGAGCGCTATAAACTGGGCAGTTTTTACCGTCCTTTTGCTCGGCTGGCTAATTATCGCTCAGCTATGGCTAAAAACGTGGTATAGCAAGCTTGTCATCAATAAAGATGCTGATGCTAGTACTATTGCTGATGTTGATAATGTTAGTAATGAGACAAATACTAAAAATAGCGCTGCATATCAATACGCCGGCTGGCTGGCGACTGGTATCTTACTATTAGCGGCAGCCGTCTATTATAGTTGGTCGGACGCAGATGGGGTGGTGACCGTCGCTATCATTAGTCTGTGCTTGATTGTATTGATGCAATTTGCTGAGCGTCACTTGGCAGGCATGCTGCCTTGGTTTGATTGGCATAAAGCCTTAGCGGGATGTAGCGCTCTATTCGTACCACTATTGCTCATCTGGGTCGTTATTACTAACTGGTATCACGATGGTATCGTCTGGGACTTACCTTATATTCCTGTGCTAAACCTGTATGATATCGCAGTGCTACTGGCAATGGCTTATGGTCTAAAAGTATATGCTTTATCGCAAAATAATAGCGCTTTACAAAGTACTGCGCACGCTCATCAACACAAAACTATTTTTAAAAATCTCCTGCTTAGAGTGATTGGTATCATTGGTTTTTGGGTACTCTCAAGTATGCTAATACGTACGCTGCACGCCTTTAATGGCACGCCGCTGTGGAATGATGGCGCTTGGAGTGATGATAAAGTACAAACCAGTTTGACGATACTATGGACGCTGACCGCCCTTGTCGCCACCTTTATGTCGAGCCGAAACGGTAAGCGCTTTTGGTGGTTTATGGGTATTGGCTTACTCGGTGTAGTAGTACTCAAACTGGTGCTAGTCGACTTATCACAGACAGGCGCTATTTTGCGCGTCATCTCCTTCTTAGTAGCAGGTAGCTTGATATTATTGATTGGTTATCTTGCGCCACTGCCACCTGAGCATGAAAAAGAGAGTGAAATAATGGACGATATTGAACAACAGAACAAGTGA
- a CDS encoding type II toxin-antitoxin system VapB family antitoxin, producing the protein MRTNIHIDDNLISDAQRLSGAKTKREAVEQGLKLLVQMHEQQSIRQLRGKLQWDSDLDQMRQGINTTESSL; encoded by the coding sequence ATGCGTACTAATATACATATTGACGATAATCTAATATCTGACGCTCAGCGCTTATCTGGTGCAAAAACCAAGAGAGAAGCCGTTGAGCAAGGACTAAAGTTACTAGTGCAAATGCATGAACAACAGAGCATTAGACAGCTACGTGGCAAACTACAGTGGGATAGTGATTTAGACCAAATGCGTCAAGGTATCAATACGACTGAGTCCTCTCTATGA
- the ylqF gene encoding ribosome biogenesis GTPase YlqF, whose protein sequence is MDKKANIQWFPGHMNKARNEVKEVMPQMDIIIEVLDARIPYSSENPMVASLRGEKPVIKILNKADLADPEMTQAWMDYFEQENGVKALAFDDNKADHVHRIVELCKRLMPNKAESGRQIKAMILGIPNVGKSTLINTLAGRAVAKTGNEPAVTKSQQLIKLDGGIMLYDTPGMLWPKVENANSGYRLAATGGIRDTAFDFDDVAGYTAEYLLKAYPELLKTRYKIDELPKTDWQFFEIAGRNRGCIRAGNQVDTYRMSEILVNELRSGTIGRISLETPEMREAEEAVVAEQRLADAERKKAKLEEKHQRKLRARKNRK, encoded by the coding sequence ATGGATAAGAAAGCAAATATTCAGTGGTTCCCAGGACATATGAATAAGGCGCGTAACGAAGTCAAAGAAGTCATGCCACAGATGGATATCATCATCGAGGTGCTTGACGCGCGTATTCCGTATAGCAGTGAAAACCCAATGGTAGCCTCATTACGTGGTGAAAAACCTGTCATCAAGATTTTAAACAAAGCCGATTTGGCTGATCCTGAGATGACTCAAGCGTGGATGGATTATTTTGAGCAAGAAAACGGTGTCAAAGCGCTCGCCTTTGATGATAATAAAGCCGATCACGTCCATCGTATTGTTGAGCTATGCAAGCGCCTTATGCCAAATAAAGCCGAGTCAGGTCGCCAAATTAAAGCAATGATATTGGGTATTCCCAACGTTGGCAAATCCACCCTTATCAATACCCTAGCAGGGCGTGCCGTTGCCAAAACAGGTAATGAGCCTGCCGTCACCAAGTCTCAGCAGCTCATCAAACTAGACGGTGGCATTATGCTCTATGACACGCCTGGTATGCTCTGGCCAAAAGTTGAAAATGCTAATTCAGGCTATCGCTTAGCCGCTACTGGTGGTATTCGTGATACCGCCTTTGACTTCGATGATGTGGCGGGTTATACCGCAGAATATCTATTGAAGGCTTATCCTGAACTGCTAAAAACGCGCTATAAAATTGACGAGCTACCTAAGACCGATTGGCAATTTTTTGAAATCGCTGGTCGCAATCGTGGCTGTATTCGTGCAGGTAATCAAGTCGATACTTATCGGATGTCAGAAATTCTGGTCAACGAGTTACGTAGTGGCACGATAGGTCGCATCAGTCTAGAAACCCCTGAAATGCGTGAGGCGGAAGAAGCGGTCGTCGCTGAGCAACGACTCGCCGATGCAGAGCGTAAAAAAGCTAAGCTTGAGGAAAAGCATCAACGTAAATTGCGGGCGCGCAAGAATCGGAAGTAA
- a CDS encoding acyl-CoA thioesterase II, protein MPNHAQLISELLATVTLIEVSPDVFEGKSHDYVGARIFGGQVLAQAIMAAAHTLDEDKPCHSLHGYFLRGGDIDQPVIYQVRRLRDGRSLSARQVTAIQYKQARGKPPVEQVIFSMITSFSSMEEGLEYQEDMPAYPPPEDLATEQELKEDYVGKVPDALKSRFMRHRHVEIKPVKSRDPIHPEPMKPKQANWLRILELGKQPIAIQQALLAFSSDYYLVGTGLMSHGISFMTSGLQAASIDHSMHFHRDFDLNEWLLYDMWSDTTSNAMGLNHGQFWQDGHLVATVQQQGLMRLRVPKS, encoded by the coding sequence ATGCCCAACCATGCGCAACTGATCTCAGAGCTACTGGCGACTGTAACGCTTATCGAAGTCAGCCCTGATGTATTCGAAGGTAAAAGCCACGACTATGTCGGTGCGCGTATCTTTGGTGGTCAAGTATTGGCGCAAGCGATAATGGCCGCAGCTCATACGCTTGATGAAGATAAGCCTTGTCACTCCCTGCATGGTTATTTTTTGCGCGGTGGCGATATCGATCAGCCAGTAATTTATCAAGTGCGTCGCTTACGTGATGGTCGTAGCCTATCAGCGCGTCAAGTCACTGCCATTCAGTACAAGCAAGCTCGCGGTAAGCCGCCTGTTGAGCAGGTGATATTCTCGATGATTACCTCGTTTTCCTCGATGGAGGAGGGCTTAGAGTATCAAGAGGATATGCCAGCTTATCCACCGCCTGAAGATCTGGCAACTGAGCAAGAGCTCAAAGAAGACTATGTTGGCAAAGTACCAGATGCTCTAAAATCGCGTTTTATGCGTCATCGTCATGTTGAGATCAAGCCCGTCAAATCGCGTGATCCTATCCACCCAGAGCCAATGAAACCTAAACAGGCCAACTGGTTACGCATTCTTGAATTGGGCAAACAGCCGATCGCTATTCAGCAAGCGCTACTGGCGTTTTCCTCTGATTATTATCTGGTTGGCACAGGACTTATGTCACATGGTATTAGCTTTATGACCAGTGGTCTGCAAGCGGCTAGTATCGATCATTCGATGCACTTTCATCGTGATTTTGATCTAAATGAGTGGCTGCTATATGATATGTGGAGCGATACCACATCCAATGCGATGGGGCTTAATCACGGTCAGTTTTGGCAAGACGGTCATCTGGTTGCAACCGTACAACAGCAAGGCTTAATGCGGCTTAGAGTGCCAAAGTCTTGA
- a CDS encoding dienelactone hydrolase family protein: MSIKTFELISTTENGVQLISYVALPESASNDNPVTGILVAPEWWGVVEHPKSVTERLAKAGYAAVAMDVFGEGKLTTDAAMANMWMEQVLADQDMLMARCQLILNDFSDQMGVNGDNVGAIGFCFGGKVVLDMAREGMPLKAVATFHGNLSPKQPADKNFAAKVLVAHGGADSMVTMDAVEGFKKEMEAAGVDYTVDVYDDAKHGFTNPQADKRAADNDADLGYNEAAAKQSWDKMMDFMKANLG; the protein is encoded by the coding sequence ATGTCTATCAAGACTTTTGAATTAATCAGTACCACTGAAAATGGCGTACAGCTAATCAGCTATGTCGCACTACCTGAGAGCGCCAGCAATGACAATCCAGTCACGGGTATTTTAGTAGCGCCAGAATGGTGGGGCGTGGTCGAGCATCCAAAATCAGTCACTGAGCGCTTAGCAAAAGCGGGCTATGCGGCTGTCGCTATGGATGTGTTTGGCGAAGGTAAACTCACCACCGACGCGGCAATGGCGAATATGTGGATGGAGCAAGTGCTCGCTGACCAAGATATGCTGATGGCACGTTGTCAGCTGATCTTAAATGACTTTAGCGATCAGATGGGTGTCAATGGTGATAATGTTGGCGCGATTGGCTTTTGTTTCGGTGGTAAAGTCGTGTTAGATATGGCGCGCGAGGGTATGCCTCTCAAAGCTGTCGCGACTTTCCATGGTAACTTATCACCAAAGCAGCCTGCGGATAAAAACTTTGCCGCCAAAGTATTAGTTGCGCATGGTGGTGCTGATTCTATGGTAACGATGGATGCAGTAGAGGGCTTCAAAAAAGAGATGGAGGCAGCAGGTGTCGATTATACCGTCGATGTCTATGACGATGCTAAGCATGGCTTTACCAATCCACAAGCCGATAAACGCGCGGCAGATAATGATGCCGATTTAGGTTACAACGAGGCCGCTGCCAAGCAAAGCTGGGATAAAATGATGGACTTTATGAAAGCTAACTTGGGCTAG
- a CDS encoding PIN domain nuclease: MRPNITPTIIVDSSVWIDYFNGIVTVHTDLLDSLLSQSKIGITDIILMEVLQGFREDKHYSQAFSALNTLTCYDILGKNNAIRYVSYYRELRKKGITIRKSNDVMIAGFCIDSQIPLLFSDKDFTPFVKHLGLISALDIKAH; the protein is encoded by the coding sequence ATGAGACCGAACATCACGCCTACAATTATCGTGGATTCTAGCGTTTGGATAGATTACTTTAATGGTATCGTAACCGTACATACCGACCTTTTAGATAGCCTGTTGTCGCAATCAAAAATCGGTATTACAGACATTATTTTGATGGAAGTCTTGCAAGGATTTAGAGAAGATAAGCATTACTCGCAGGCTTTTTCAGCGCTAAATACGCTCACCTGTTATGATATCTTAGGTAAGAATAATGCTATCCGTTATGTGTCTTATTATCGAGAGCTTCGCAAAAAAGGCATAACTATTCGTAAATCTAATGATGTTATGATTGCTGGGTTTTGTATCGACAGCCAAATTCCTCTGCTTTTTAGTGATAAAGATTTTACTCCTTTTGTAAAACATCTCGGTTTAATCTCAGCACTGGATATTAAAGCCCATTAG
- a CDS encoding YcgN family cysteine cluster protein, producing the protein MRLQFWTRFALNELNHSEWEALCDGCGSCCLIKYVDEDEEGNVDEALVEYTDVACQLMNCETGYCQHYATRQEYVPDCIQLTIGKLPSMMWLPAHCAYKRLYKGQSLPAWHLLLTGDAVATQQQMRAANVGIAGRCVSEVGMSDEEMEPRVVNWVTP; encoded by the coding sequence CTGCGTCTACAATTTTGGACGCGCTTTGCACTCAATGAGCTAAATCATAGCGAGTGGGAGGCTCTATGTGATGGCTGCGGTAGTTGCTGTCTGATTAAATACGTTGATGAGGATGAAGAAGGCAATGTCGATGAGGCTTTAGTTGAGTATACCGATGTCGCCTGTCAGCTGATGAACTGCGAGACGGGATACTGTCAGCATTACGCCACGCGCCAAGAGTATGTACCTGACTGCATTCAGCTTACTATCGGCAAGCTGCCCTCTATGATGTGGCTGCCTGCACACTGTGCCTATAAGCGCTTATATAAAGGTCAATCCTTGCCAGCGTGGCATCTATTATTGACTGGAGATGCGGTAGCGACTCAGCAGCAAATGCGCGCGGCAAATGTTGGTATCGCTGGGCGCTGTGTCTCTGAGGTCGGTATGAGTGATGAAGAGATGGAGCCGCGAGTGGTGAATTGGGTGACGCCTTGA